A stretch of the Thermoanaerobaculia bacterium genome encodes the following:
- a CDS encoding alpha/beta fold hydrolase: MKPHAPRALALCAALLLLAPAAARAAVAAAEGDFVIRNFRFDSGESLPELRLHYRTIGKPRRDTAGVVRNAVLILHGTTGSGKQFMTENFAGVLFGPGELLDAATHFIVLPDGIGHGGSSKPSDGMHARFPRYTYDDMIAAQHRLLTDGLHVNHLELVMGTSMGGMQTWMWGEKYPDFMDGLVPLASVPTQIAGRNRMMRKMIMDDIRDDPGWNGGDYRDQPRGLRAAVQVLLFMVSSPLQWQKAAPTRDAADRFLDEQMHARLAGLDANDMLYAFDASREYDPSPDLAKIQAPLVAINSADDQINPPELGFMEKLIPRVRRGKYVLIPTSDATRGHGTHSFPAVWKNYLEELLREIEKK, translated from the coding sequence ATGAAGCCGCATGCGCCGCGCGCTCTCGCGCTCTGCGCCGCCCTTCTCCTGCTGGCCCCGGCCGCCGCGCGCGCGGCTGTCGCGGCGGCGGAGGGTGATTTCGTCATCCGGAACTTCCGGTTCGACTCGGGCGAGTCCCTGCCGGAGCTCCGCCTCCACTACCGGACGATCGGCAAGCCGCGCCGCGACACCGCGGGCGTCGTGCGCAACGCGGTGCTGATCCTGCACGGCACGACCGGGAGCGGAAAGCAGTTCATGACCGAGAACTTCGCCGGAGTGCTCTTCGGGCCGGGCGAGCTCCTCGACGCGGCGACCCACTTCATCGTTCTCCCCGACGGGATCGGGCACGGCGGGTCGAGCAAGCCGAGCGACGGGATGCACGCGCGGTTTCCCCGCTACACGTACGACGACATGATCGCCGCCCAGCACCGGCTGCTGACCGACGGCCTCCACGTGAACCATCTCGAGCTCGTGATGGGGACGTCGATGGGAGGCATGCAGACGTGGATGTGGGGGGAGAAGTACCCGGACTTCATGGACGGCCTCGTGCCGCTCGCGAGCGTGCCGACGCAGATCGCGGGCCGCAACCGGATGATGCGCAAGATGATCATGGATGACATCCGGGACGACCCGGGCTGGAACGGCGGGGACTATCGGGACCAGCCGCGCGGGCTGCGCGCCGCCGTCCAGGTGCTCCTCTTCATGGTCTCGAGCCCTCTCCAGTGGCAGAAGGCCGCCCCGACGCGCGACGCCGCGGACCGGTTCCTCGACGAGCAGATGCACGCCCGCCTGGCCGGGCTCGACGCGAACGACATGCTCTACGCGTTCGACGCTTCGCGCGAATACGACCCTTCGCCCGACCTCGCGAAGATCCAGGCGCCGCTCGTCGCCATCAACTCGGCCGACGACCAGATCAACCCGCCGGAGCTCGGCTTCATGGAGAAGCTGATTCCGCGGGTGCGGCGGGGAAAGTACGTCCTCATCCCGACGAGCGACGCCACCCGCGGGCACGGGACGCATTCGTTCCCGGCGGTGTGGAAAAATTACCTGGAAGAGTTGCTGCGAGAGATCGAAAAGAAGTAG